The DNA region CCACTCCGGAAAGGGGTGGGGTGCCCGGCTGCAGTCCCGGTGGAAGCGGATTCTCGTTTCCAGCCGGTTGGGCCCTTTGTACTGAGCCAAAACCGATTCTCTTCGAATCAAGGATGAAACCCCCTTTGGGTTCTTTGTTTTTTCAAATGTTTCCATTTCATATTCTATAAAAAATCCCCCGATGCATCCTTGACAACTATCCGAAAATTCTATTACGATAAAAACAAGCAAACGCTTGCTTTGGGAAAGGAATGAACCATGCCTAGACCAGGACGCAAAGAAGAAATCCTGAATATCGCCTGCCGGCTCTTCAGTCGAAAAGGCTATCACGGCACCACGATTCGGGATATTTCGGATGCCTGCGGCATTCTGTCCGGAAGCTTGTATGCCCACATCAATTCGAAGGAGGATCTCCTGTACGAGATCACCGACCGCGGCGCGAACGCGTTTCTGGAATCGCTGCGGCCCATCGTCGAAAGCAAGGACGAACCGCTGATGAAATTGCGGAATGCCATGCGCGCCCACATTCGGGTCATCGAGCGAAACCTGGAGGCGGCCACCGTTTTCTATCATGAGTGGAAAGCGCTTTCAGGAGACAGGTTGCAGGTCATCCGGGAGAAACGGGATCAGTACGAAGCGCTGTGGAACCGGATCATCCGGGAAGGCATCGAAAGCGGAGCTTTCCGGATGATGGATGAGAAGTTCGCGCGACTCCTGAT from Staphylospora marina includes:
- a CDS encoding TetR/AcrR family transcriptional regulator; the protein is MPRPGRKEEILNIACRLFSRKGYHGTTIRDISDACGILSGSLYAHINSKEDLLYEITDRGANAFLESLRPIVESKDEPLMKLRNAMRAHIRVIERNLEAATVFYHEWKALSGDRLQVIREKRDQYEALWNRIIREGIESGAFRMMDEKFARLLILSAGNWVYQWYRPGGEVSAEEIADRFTDMLLEGFDGKRGDSA